GACTAGAGTCCAAAGACCGTAAGAGGGCATTGCGGCGTGTTCCATTATTGGCCTCCGTCTCTGTCGTTACCTTTAGTTTTATCATGACCACCAGGGCCACCGTGCATGAACATGTGAAGAAAAGGGCATGCCAACAAAATGAGCCATGGAAGAGCGCCAAAAAAATGAGCGCGATGCTCTGTAACAAGATAAAAGACAACGATTCCAATCATGATCGCGGTGACTCCCCAATGGCGAACAAAACGATCAAGCATATCGGGCTCCTTTCGATCAGCATCTGTCGAACCAGACTGTGACTGCATATCCTTATGGTCATGCGTCATTTTCGATCTC
The sequence above is drawn from the Rhodospirillaceae bacterium genome and encodes:
- a CDS encoding DUF2933 domain-containing protein, with amino-acid sequence MLDRFVRHWGVTAIMIGIVVFYLVTEHRAHFFGALPWLILLACPFLHMFMHGGPGGHDKTKGNDRDGGQ